A genomic window from Paraburkholderia phytofirmans OLGA172 includes:
- a CDS encoding zinc-binding dehydrogenase — MMSTTTLELRSLITSEGEVRLSLEDVLVPAPGPDEVVMRVDAAPINPSDLGTLLGPADLSTLSASTSEGRPVTTAKVLPRLAMLAAGREGKSLAMGNEGAGVVVDAGENAKHLIGKVVGAFDGAMFTRYRKVRARDALVFPEGVTPKQAAAAFVNPLAALGMLSTMRLEGHKALVHTAAASNLGQMLNKVCIADGVDLVNIVRSDEQVKILKGIGAKYIVDSTAPEFREQLFAAISATGATLAFDAVGGGPLAGQILAAMEAVQVGKTPLDGPYGSPVHKQVYIYGRLDLSPTTTPPGVGMAWGIGGWLLSYHLRRIGYEEDQKLRQRVANEITTTFASHYTREVTMAEALDPEVIRGFQRKATGEKYLLLPSKD, encoded by the coding sequence ATGATGAGTACGACCACGCTGGAATTGCGGTCGCTGATAACGTCGGAAGGTGAAGTGCGGCTCTCGCTGGAGGACGTATTGGTCCCCGCGCCGGGACCCGATGAGGTGGTGATGCGGGTGGACGCGGCGCCGATCAACCCGTCGGACCTCGGGACGCTGCTCGGTCCTGCCGACCTGTCGACGCTCAGCGCCAGTACGTCGGAGGGACGGCCCGTCACGACGGCCAAGGTCCTGCCGCGGCTCGCCATGCTCGCCGCCGGGCGCGAGGGCAAGTCGCTGGCGATGGGCAACGAGGGCGCTGGCGTGGTGGTCGATGCCGGCGAGAACGCGAAGCACCTGATCGGCAAGGTCGTTGGCGCCTTCGACGGAGCGATGTTCACGCGCTATCGCAAGGTGCGCGCGCGCGACGCGCTCGTGTTCCCGGAAGGCGTCACGCCGAAGCAGGCGGCCGCCGCGTTCGTCAATCCGCTGGCCGCGCTGGGTATGCTTTCGACCATGCGGCTTGAGGGGCACAAGGCGCTCGTTCATACTGCGGCCGCTTCGAATCTCGGCCAGATGCTCAACAAGGTCTGCATCGCCGACGGCGTCGACCTGGTGAACATCGTGCGCAGCGACGAGCAGGTGAAAATCCTCAAGGGGATCGGAGCGAAATACATCGTGGATTCGACCGCGCCCGAATTCCGCGAACAGTTATTCGCGGCGATAAGCGCGACCGGCGCCACGCTGGCGTTCGATGCAGTCGGCGGTGGCCCGCTCGCCGGCCAAATCCTTGCAGCGATGGAGGCCGTTCAGGTCGGCAAGACGCCGCTCGATGGCCCGTATGGCTCGCCGGTCCACAAGCAGGTCTACATTTACGGCCGGCTTGATCTCTCGCCGACCACGACTCCGCCCGGTGTTGGCATGGCCTGGGGCATCGGTGGCTGGCTCCTGTCTTATCATCTGCGGCGGATCGGGTACGAGGAAGACCAGAAGCTGCGTCAGCGCGTCGCGAACGAGATCACGACGACCTTCGCCAGCCACTATACCCGTGAAGTCACGATGGCCGAGGCGCTCGATCCCGAGGTTATCCGCGGCTTCCAGCGCAAGGCGACCGGCGAGAAATATCTGCTTCTGCCGTCGAAGGATTGA
- a CDS encoding alpha/beta hydrolase: MKTNVEQVIEIGSVELDGHAQAIRLRTYRPPVKRGALPVIFFFHGGGFVKGAPEQADAICSQLAAKVEALVVSVGYSLAPEFPFPTALCDGYRAVEWVVTNARPLSADVKRMAVAGHDAGGNLAAGLAAMVRDQAVFRFSAQALLAPLLDPSMTRIADLGSDINPDMHAEECASGYRAYLPFVSNRLHPYAAPIESRRLKGLPAAFIASAENDLMHVEAEKYAAELIAAGVPTTVTRYGKVAHNELASRQEVLADVATFFTRVFGATSERS, from the coding sequence ATGAAAACAAATGTCGAACAGGTGATTGAAATTGGGAGCGTGGAGCTGGACGGCCACGCACAGGCGATTCGCTTGCGCACCTATCGTCCTCCGGTCAAGCGCGGTGCTTTACCCGTCATCTTCTTCTTTCACGGCGGTGGCTTTGTGAAGGGCGCGCCCGAGCAGGCCGACGCGATCTGCTCGCAGCTGGCTGCGAAAGTCGAGGCGCTGGTGGTATCCGTGGGCTACTCGCTGGCGCCGGAATTTCCATTCCCGACCGCGCTATGCGACGGATACCGCGCCGTGGAGTGGGTGGTGACCAACGCGCGTCCGCTTTCCGCAGACGTAAAGCGCATGGCTGTGGCCGGACACGACGCGGGCGGCAATCTGGCGGCGGGCCTGGCGGCCATGGTTCGGGACCAGGCCGTGTTCCGGTTTTCCGCCCAGGCGCTGCTTGCACCGCTGCTCGATCCGAGCATGACGCGCATCGCCGATCTGGGTAGCGATATAAATCCAGATATGCATGCAGAAGAGTGTGCGTCGGGCTACCGGGCCTATCTGCCGTTCGTGTCGAACCGGCTGCATCCGTACGCCGCGCCCATCGAGTCTCGCCGCCTGAAGGGGCTGCCTGCTGCCTTCATTGCCAGCGCGGAGAACGACCTGATGCACGTGGAAGCCGAGAAGTACGCGGCAGAACTGATTGCCGCGGGCGTACCCACGACGGTTACGCGCTACGGAAAGGTCGCGCACAACGAACTGGCGTCACGACAGGAGGTGCTCGCTGACGTTGCCACCTTCTTCACCAGGGTATTTGGCGCGACTTCAGAGCGATCCTGA
- a CDS encoding efflux RND transporter periplasmic adaptor subunit, with translation MVFKRKLVISSAISLAVIAGVGAMYHTYGGAPVTEAAAAAAPPAADVDVATVVSRSITDYQEYSGRIEAINDVQIRPLVSGTIVAVHFQDGVMVRKGDPLFTIDPRPYQAEVDRAAAQLASAESRSGYAASDWERAQRLLSDNAIAKRDYDEAQNANREAIAAVKAAKAAVEAAQINLGYTAIAAPVSGRVSRALLTVGNVVSTGANAPVLTTLVSMSPIYASFDVDERTYLRFLSHDSKVTVPTWIGLANETGYSRQGVIDSVDNRLDTGSGTIRVRARFDNADGVLVPGLYVRARVGGGAPHPAVLVSDAAIQTDQEKKFVLLVDKEDKVQYREVKLGDQQRGLRVITGGLQPGDRIVVNGMQRVRPGDPVKPNLVQMSGDAAAATGAS, from the coding sequence ATGGTCTTCAAGCGTAAGCTGGTTATCTCCAGCGCAATTTCCCTGGCGGTCATCGCCGGCGTTGGCGCGATGTATCACACGTACGGTGGCGCGCCGGTCACCGAGGCTGCTGCCGCGGCAGCGCCGCCCGCAGCGGACGTTGATGTGGCGACTGTGGTTTCGCGGTCCATCACCGACTATCAGGAGTACTCAGGCCGGATCGAGGCCATCAACGATGTACAGATCCGGCCCCTCGTTTCGGGAACGATCGTTGCGGTCCACTTCCAGGACGGCGTGATGGTCAGGAAGGGCGACCCGCTTTTTACCATCGACCCGCGCCCGTATCAGGCGGAGGTCGATCGGGCCGCCGCGCAACTCGCTTCGGCGGAGTCCCGCAGCGGATACGCCGCGAGTGACTGGGAGCGTGCCCAGCGGCTGCTGAGCGACAATGCGATCGCCAAACGCGACTATGACGAGGCGCAGAACGCAAACCGCGAAGCCATTGCCGCGGTGAAGGCGGCGAAAGCAGCCGTAGAGGCGGCCCAGATCAATCTGGGCTACACGGCGATTGCGGCGCCCGTGTCCGGGCGTGTTTCCCGTGCGTTGCTGACAGTCGGCAACGTGGTGTCCACAGGGGCCAACGCGCCCGTGCTGACGACCCTGGTGTCGATGTCCCCCATCTATGCGTCGTTTGACGTCGACGAGCGGACGTACCTGCGTTTTCTCAGTCACGACTCGAAGGTGACGGTTCCGACCTGGATTGGTCTGGCCAACGAGACGGGCTATTCCCGGCAGGGCGTGATCGATTCCGTGGACAACCGGCTTGACACCGGTTCCGGGACGATCCGGGTGCGCGCGCGCTTTGACAACGCGGACGGCGTGCTGGTGCCGGGGCTCTACGTTCGGGCTCGCGTGGGGGGCGGCGCGCCGCATCCGGCCGTGCTGGTCAGCGACGCGGCGATCCAGACCGATCAGGAAAAGAAGTTCGTGCTGCTGGTGGACAAGGAAGACAAGGTCCAGTACCGCGAAGTGAAGCTGGGTGACCAGCAGCGGGGCCTGCGCGTGATCACTGGCGGGCTGCAGCCGGGTGACCGCATTGTTGTGAACGGCATGCAGCGAGTCCGTCCGGGCGACCCCGTCAAGCCGAACCTCGTGCAGATGTCGGGCGACGCCGCTGCCGCGACGGGCGCGTCCTGA